Proteins encoded by one window of Musa acuminata AAA Group cultivar baxijiao chromosome BXJ2-9, Cavendish_Baxijiao_AAA, whole genome shotgun sequence:
- the LOC135622266 gene encoding uncharacterized protein LOC135622266 — MAKLYAQTAPPMDMNKNTEWFLYPGVWTIYVLILLLSWLLVFSVFGCTPGMAWTLVNLFHFAVTYYFFHWKKGTPFAEDQGIYNNLTWWEQMENGKQLTRNRKFLTVVPVVLYLIASHTTDYQHPMLFLNTIAVAILEVAKFPNMHKVRIFGING, encoded by the exons ATGGCGAAGCTCTACGCGCAGACGGCGCCGCCGATGGATATGAACAAGAACACCGAGTGGTTCCTGTACCCCGGTGTCTGGACCATCTACGTGCTCATCCTCCTCTTGTCCTGGCTACTCGTGTTCTCCGTCTTCGGCTGCACCCCCGGGATGGCCTGGACCCTCGTCAATCTCTTCCACTTCGCG GTTACATATTACTTCTTCCATTGGAAAAAGGGCACTCCCTTTGCTGAAGATCAGGGTATCTACAATAACTTGACCTGGTGGGAGCAGATGGAAAATGGAAAGCAACTTACACGTAACAGGAAATTTTTGACCGTTGTACCTGTCGTCCT GTACTTGATAGCCTCGCACACAACCGATTACCAACATCCGATGCTGTTCTTGAACACGATTGCAGTGGCCATTTTGGAGGTTGCCAAATTCCCAAACATGCACAAGGTCCGGATTTTTGGAATCAACGGATGA